Part of the Schistocerca americana isolate TAMUIC-IGC-003095 chromosome 5, iqSchAmer2.1, whole genome shotgun sequence genome, acgataaatagtgtggacaagaagagaagagaatagaagctttcgaaatgtggtgctacagaagaatgctgaagattagatgggtagatcacataactaatgagtaagtattgaatagggttggggagaagagaagtttgtgccacaacttgactagaagaagggatcggttggtaggacatgttctgaggcatcaagggattaccagtttagtattggagggcagcgtggagggtaaaaatcgtagagggagaccaagagatgaatacactaagcagattcagaaggatgtaggttgcactaggtactgggagatgaagaagcttgcacaggatagagtagcatggagagctgcatcaaaccagtctcaggactgaagaccacaacaacaacaacaacaacaacaaagaatggaggaaaggaagtaatgcaaggataacttctcATTTTAGTTTTTATGTCTCATTAAAGACTTCTGAATGGATCTTTCTATATCTTAATCAGGTATGTGTCAGACATGAAGACAAAATTATAGGGTTACGCACTCACTCAAAAGGGATGGTTCACATTCAGTTTATTTGTGAACAATATAATATGGGATAGAAATGGTCATAGTAAGGATGATCATCGGAAGCGTCACAGCTACATAGTGGGGAGTTGACTCTAAAGTACCAGTCCACACATACAGAGGGCTTACCAGATCAGTTCTCGGTTATAGAAGTGCCACTTATTGTGATGGGATTTGAGTATGGATATCACCCACCACAAAAACAGCAGCTGGTACTTCCTGAAGTTGGCTATATTAACCTCTTGTGAACCACAGAGAAAGCACTGTTAATGAGATGCCAGAATTTCTGAATAGAATTACTTCAAACTCCTTGCAGACGTTTATGAACAGACCAAGGAAGCCTGGAGAGGATCAACTAGGATTTGCCATATTTTGTCCTTTGTACAGTTCTGAGACATAACAGCTTCTTCCATACAAACAGCACAAGCTGTCTCAGTGAGGGAGGTCCTCTGGTATGGAATAGTTGAATGGCCATAACATTATGCCAAAAGAAGAAATGTAGCGAGAAGTAGTCCCATGCAACAATACACTTATGGCACACAGGTTATTATGGCTAGATAATATGTTGTGTACTACCTCTTCTTGTTAAGTCACTGTTTTGAAAGAGCTAAAACACTCAAGATTAATAATTAAGTATTCCCATTTGCTGTACAACTTATTTTTCCTACTAGAAGTAAGTGTTGCATTGTATTGGACTCGCACTGAGGAGGAGCAGGGTTCATACCCCTGTCACTCCATTAAGAtttgttttctgtaatttctttaaatCACTTTGAAGGCAAATCCAGACATTACTATACTGATACAGATCCAATTTCTGAAGGGCCTTTTTCAATCCAGtttcttgtacacacacacacacacacacacacacacacacacacacacacacacacacacacattttcataacacagaagagaaacacaAGACAATGATAGATCCTAAGCTACACAACCCAAATTTAATTTATACTGTTCTCTGGGACTACAATTTGTATTCTTCCCCTCTCTCTAGTCCCACAGCATTTCTCTTATTAAAGCAATGGCCTTCAAATGGACAGCACATCCAACCGACTTAAAGATTATTGTTGAATAATAACTGATGACTAGCACTGTGGTAAGACATCTCCAACTTTTCCCGCATGGGCAAACGATTCAGCATCATTTTGTCAACAGCCCTTTGCACATTTACATATCTGGGATAGCAAGGATTATAAACATTTCCATTTAACGTATTTTTATCCTACTTTTTCAGCCAGCTGGAAAAGAAAAATTATCTTTGTCTAATACACTGTTTAATGGTCCCAGCCTCCGTGTACAGCTTTCTGCAGACAACTGGTAGACTGCAAGACCTTGCACAGTGATACTTCCTGCAAGACTAATGGACCACCATTGACTAACAACTATTTCAGCCACAACACATATCTACTCTAATTCCTTTTGACAACAGTGGCATGATTACAGATTAAGAACTCTGAGTATCAGATGTGATCCTATGAACCATAAAGAACTGCTACTTGTATTTCCAAATCCAGTAATAGGGCATGTTTGACTTCTTCAGTGATATGTAAGAACTAACTTAGGCCTCCAACCAGAATACTTTTTTATCAAACTTTTCCGCTGTAAAAAATATTAACATGATTTACATTTGTATACACAATTATTCAGAaaaactgatatacagggtgtgggGAGAAAGTTCTTCCTtccaataaatataaatttttataccTCTTGTAATCACAGTGAAAGCAAAAAAACAACATGGCATTCATGGTAGTCAATGTAGCTCACAATATTGACAATACAATGCTGTTCTCTAAGTCAAGGAAGAACAGGACTGAtagtaaaaaagaatttttttgtggTAATTGATGAACAGTTTAGTTCCCTGAAAGTTTATTCTTTTAAGAATCTAACCATCATACCGGTGTAAGAGAATAATATAATTTAACACAAACCATGTGTGGACCCAAAAGACAACACTGATTGCATTTATTAATGCTTAGAGATGGATAAATAAATGAGCCAAAGTGTACCTTGGCACTTTTAAGGTACAAAAAGCATAATCAGGGGTGAAAGTCATGTTGAGCTCCAGGTGGGGGAGATAATCACATTACACTTAACAATTCATGAGCTGCTCATCCATACCTTGAAGGCTTAAGGAATAACCTCTCTGGATTGATAACTCAACATCTAATAAATACACTGCACAATCACCTCAATCCTACACTTTATGTTTATCTATCAAATATTTGGCACCATTAGACAAAGGAGTAACGAAATGGTTAAGTAACACAACACTTCATGGAACACAAGTCAGGATATAATTAATTCCTGATAATCTAGTAACACAGCAATTACTGCAAAGGGCTTGTACGAAGATCTACGgccaataaaataatttcaaaggATTGACAAATGATTCTAAAATAGATCATATTTCTACAACAAGTGGGCAAAGGAAATCAACGCCTATGTAAGGCTTGTACAAcagtaaaaatacattttcagattcAAACAACTTTTAACGTTAAGTACCTCTGTATTAGTCATCCCCTTTTTTAATACGAGTGACCAGAAAGCAGTGTTGTACAGGTTATTCACATGAACATCTGCCTGTCTCCAGCTCAAATAATCTTTAAGATTATCGTCGGACGGATACAGCACAACCCGTGCGTCGAATGAAGGTGGGTACTGTAATGGAACTGAACCAAAACATTTTCCCCAATTGTAAACAAATGCCGACGAAAATAAACTGTTTACGATGCTCATAAGCTTTGAAGATCTGCGGTTGAACAATGTGGTGTCTTTCCTAAAGACAAAGCTGTACTCATCACTTTGTCCATAAGCTATACATATTTCTTTCCACTGATTCATTACATAAGTTGCCGCTTCAGTCATAAGATTAAGTCCTCGAACATCGTTAGGTTTTTCGTAACCATGAGCATCCGTAAACCTGTGAAAATCTTTCCCATCAATTCTAACCACTATCCAGCAGTTCGGCAGACAACTGTCATTCGCTTCAAATTTTTTTACATACTCGAATCTACTTTTCGCCATGACCGATAAGCACCGTTTCACAAGTATTTCTTGACGTACACGTGAAAATCCACGATAACAGCCTACACAGCTTTGCAGGCAATGTACTTGCGCATGCAACATCCTCCTGTCACACATTCAAACATAATTTCTTTGCTCTTTCATGCTCCATTATAAACAATTACATTGGTGGAACGGCAAATTCCAATAATATGTGTTTAAGAGAACCCACGTGGGTTAACAGACTCCATGTATGTTTACGTCTTTACGATAACATGTCACCACTAACTACACTGTACCCCACCACTGCCAACACTGCGGAAAAAAGACATCCAATAAAATGTTCCGTGTAATTAACATACCAATATAGTTCATGCAAATAATGCTCATTAATATTCTATAACATTCAATTTTTCCATTTCACGTGGAGTGCGTGAACAACGAGACAACATGGTGGTCTATCGCCAACGCCGCCAAACTTTCGGCAAGCTGTGCTGAGCCGGTCACGTCCCCAGCTACGAGGACAGCTTTACTGGTTTCGCCAGGTGGCCAACTATAATTCAATGAAAATAACGAAACAGCCTCGCAAAAAGGGCCAGAAATGGATACATTATAATTTGTTTAATTGTCAAGACCTGATGCAGAGAGACATCGGGGATTGCAAAGCATCCCAGTACTTGCAGCGTTTGCGAAGCAAGATTGACGCTGGCCCAGTACTGGACAGCCTGCTAAGAACCACATGGAGTACTCAGTTGCCGCCCGCCATTAAACCAATCTTCACGTCGCAATCTGACATGCCTTTAGACGCAGTGGTAGAGCTATCAGACGAGGTGCAAGACACTATGTCATCAGCGTCTATCAGTGTAACAAGTCTGCAGTGCGCAAGCACATTTGCCACAGTATCGCACACTGACTACGACGCTCTGGCGGCAAAGGTGGACGTACCCACACAACAGATCGGGCAGTTGTTATCTCATTGTGACGCCAGCAGCGACCGTGGCCGATCCAGATTCTGGAAGTGTTCACACAGCAGACTGTCGACCACCTCGACTACACCTAGGACAGAAACGAAGCATGAGATATGTTGGTACTACAGTAGATTTGGCACTCAAGCACGTCGCTGTATCAAGCATGCCCTGTGCATACCCAGTGCCAACAGCAGTTGGGTATAGACGCTTCGTCCAATTGCCTGTCTGAGTCACGGCGTCTGTTTTAAGTGAATGACATACAGAACAGAAATACCTGGTTGACAATGGCGCTGATCTGTGTACCTTCCCATGAACAATGCTACACTGGTGTAGGCCATGTACATCATTTGTCTAGCTGCTGCAAACAATTCTTGTATCACATTATACAGCACGAAACGTTTCGAGGTGGATCTAGACCTATGCCATGTGTTCGTGTAGGGCTTCACGATCGTGGACGTCGCAGAGCCGATTATAGGAGCGGACTTCTTGGGGTACTACAATCTTCTGTCTGACATCACCAACACACGTCTGGTCGACCATACCACCAGACTCACAGCTGTGGGATTTTAGCGCCATGCAACCACCTACTCTGCCAAACTGATTGAAGTCAAAGACAGCGAGTACACTGTCCTGCTTCGAGATTTCCTGGCACTGACAAGGCTGCCAGGTATGCCCAAAGATGTTACAAAGGCAGTATCTGATAGTACAATTTGAGATTGCATCATCTGATCGCAGTCCCTGGCCTTCACCGCCGCATCTAGTGCCAAGAAAGTGTGATACATGGCGCTCTTGTGGTGATTACAGAACACTTACTTCCCATAGAGCGCCAGATCGTTACCCAGTGCCATTAATCCATGATTACAACTACATTTTCAGTGGGACCTGCCTGTACAGTGTTTTGAACTGTGTCAAAGCATACATGCAGATACCTATCACCATGAAAGACATAGCAAAGACAGCTATAATCACACCATTTGGCCTGTTTGAAAGAGAATTCATGACGTTTGGCCTCAGGAACGTTGCACAGACATGGCAGAAATTTATCGATTCAGTGTTGCAAGGCCTGCCATTCTGTTTCGCTTACCTCGACGACATATTGGTATTCTCAGCCTCGCCAGACTGACATTGCCAGCATCTCATAGAAGTTTTGAACTGGCTGGACCAATTCGGCATTGTTCTGAACACAGTGGTGTGTATTTTTGGTCAGCCACAAATCGATACCGCTACCTGAAAAAGCGGAAGTCATTCTGAAGATCCCCTAGCCTTCCAGAGTTAAAGAGCTGTGAAGATTTCTAGGGGTGTTATACTGTTTTCGTGGCAAATACCACAGGGAGCATAAATTCAAGAACTATTAATGGCTGCGCTTCTGGGTATGAAATGTAAAGAGAACTTGGACAGATGCCGTGACTGCTGCTTTTAAACAAGCAAAACAAGCGATAGTGGACGCTCCATCGTTGGCACACCCCTACCCAAGTGTGCCATTAGCATTGCTGGTACATGCGAGCCAGACAGCAGTGGGTACTGTGTTACAGCAACACAAGACACATGGCAGCCTCTAGCCTTTTTCTCATGGAAACAACAGCTCAACAGAAATGGAGCAGCTACGACCATGAGCTGTTAGTGA contains:
- the LOC124615733 gene encoding probable tRNA(His) guanylyltransferase encodes the protein MCDRRMLHAQVHCLQSCVGCYRGFSRVRQEILVKRCLSVMAKSRFEYVKKFEANDSCLPNCWIVVRIDGKDFHRFTDAHGYEKPNDVRGLNLMTEAATYVMNQWKEICIAYGQSDEYSFVFRKDTTLFNRRSSKLMSIVNSLFSSAFVYNWGKCFGSVPLQYPPSFDARVVLYPSDDNLKDYLSWRQADVHVNNLYNTAFWSLVLKKGMTNTEAEERLRGTLTADKNEILYSEFGINYNNEPPMFRKGTVLLRKLIRVEEGGRPRKVVLPFCIDIIGKQFWDENPEILNFRELQICDSGCESQNSVSREAPKNSVS